The proteins below come from a single Miscanthus floridulus cultivar M001 chromosome 1, ASM1932011v1, whole genome shotgun sequence genomic window:
- the LOC136452536 gene encoding uncharacterized protein — translation MAIRANLVGWEINRVLIDSKSSVDIIFVNAFNQMKLSRTQLQPLDSPLIGFGGKRIDALGKISLPVSFGGQENTRIEYVTFDVVDLYYPYNAIFDRGFANKFSAANHMGYLCMKMPALHGTITIHGSKKETRNIERAIYKSQRNINSVDSAKNTEPEPLDMPKGKIDVKDQEETKLVPSKNAVSDRKVTIGANLSKVEETKLIETLARNKDVFAWSASDLKGVSRDIIQHSFDINPKMKPKKQL, via the coding sequence ATGGCAATCAGGGCCAACCTAGTGGGTTGGGAGATCAACAGGGTTCTTATAGACTCTAAAAGCTCAGTAGATATCATCTTTGTTAATGCCTTTAACCAGATGAAACTAAGCAGGACCCAGCTGCAACCTTTGGATTCACCACTAATCGGTTTTGGGGGAAAGCGGATCGATGCATTGGGGAAAATATCCCTGCCAGTTTCCTTCGGAGGCCAGGAAAATACAAGAATAGAATACGTAACCTTCGACGTAGTGGACCTCTATTACCCGTACAACGCCATCTTCGACAGAGGGTTTGCGAACAAGTTCAGCGCAGCCAACCATATGGGTTACCTGTGCATGAAGATGCCAGCTTTACATGGCACTATCACAATACATGGTAGTAAAAAAGAAACAAGAAACATAGAAAGGGCTATCTATAAATCGCAGCGAAATATCAATTCTGTTGATTCAGCAAAGAATACTGAGCCAGAGCCTCTGGACATGCCGAAGGGCAAAATAGATGTTaaagatcaagaagaaacaaaATTAGTCCCATCAAAAAATGCAGTCTCAGACAGAAAGGTCACCATTGGAGCCAACCTATCAAAGGTAGAAGAAACAAAACTCATAGAAACCTTAGCCAGGAATAAAGacgtcttcgcctggtcagcctctgaCTTGAAGGGAGTCAGCCGGGACATCATACAACATTCCTTTGACATCAACCCTAAGATGAAGCCAAAGAAGcaactgtag